One region of Monomorium pharaonis isolate MP-MQ-018 chromosome 11, ASM1337386v2, whole genome shotgun sequence genomic DNA includes:
- the LOC105837881 gene encoding BTB/POZ domain-containing protein 9, which translates to MSSHHHLNSSSGEINHIHFVSEDIGSLYLSEEYADVTIVVAGQKFRSHKLILAARSEYFRALLFGGMKESMQSEIELTAASLPAFKGLLKYIYTGRMSLTNERDEVILDILALAHLYGFMDLEAAVSDYLREILNIKNICSVLDTAILYHLEFLTNVCFEYMDVHAVEVIKHESFLQLSSCALTELISRDSFCAPEIEIFSAVRSWVNANSDVDPAEVLTQLRLSLIPLSDLLTIVRTSQLISPDALLDAITVQTETQDSKLPYRGHLLLDENVASLSYNAEVLQGEMRSYLLNGDTHNYDMERGYTRHTISDTEVHGILIKLGSQYIINHIKMLLWDLDSRSYSYYIEGSMNQKDWVTLVSHKHYFCRSWQYLYFEPRVVLYIRIVGTNNTVNKVFHVVNFEAYYTNHTEKLSQGFIVPSRNIATLERSACVIEGVSRSRNNLLNGDMSTYDWDSGYTCHQLGSGSILVQLGQPYMIGSMRLLLWDCDNRSYSYYIEVSGNAWNWVVVADKTKEACRSWQTIHFHPPRPVVFIKIVGTHNTANEVFHCVHFECPAPIDDKPSKSPTQEGQTSTSSDGNNILPLSSSPPPSAPEVATEAVHIDSDEL; encoded by the exons CATCATCTGAACTCGTCGTCGGGCGAGATAAATCACATACACTTCGTCTCCGAGGACATCGGGTCGTTGTACCTCTCCGAGGAATATGCGGATGTGACCATCGTGGTGGCGGGTCAGAAGTTCCGCAGCCACAAGCTCATCCTCGCCGCGcgcagcgagtactttcgcgCTCTGCTGTTCGGCGGCATGAAGGAATCCATGCAGAGTGAGATTGAGTTGACCGCTGCGTCTCTGCCTGCATTCAAGGGCTTGCTCAAGTACATCTACACCGGCCGAATGTCTCTCACTAATGAACGGGACGAG gTCATTCTCGATATTCTGGCATTAGCGCACTTGTATGGGTTTATGGACTTGGAAGCGGCTGTATCTGATTATCTCagagaaatattaaacataaagaatATATGTTCGGTCTTGGATACTGCGATTTTGTACCACTTGGAGTTTCTAACTAAC GTTTGCTTTGAATACATGGACGTGCACGCAGTTGAAGTTATAAAGCACGAGAGTTTTCTGCAGTTGAGTTCGTGTGCTCTGACCGAATTGATCTCTAGGGATTCTTTCTGCGCGCCAGAAATAGAGATTTTTTCAGCTGTACGGTCATGGGTTAATGCTAACTCTGATGTTGACCCAGCTGAAGTgctaa ctCAACTCAGATTGAGCCTGATTCCACTGTCAGATCTTCTGACTATCGTAAGGACGTCTCAGTTAATATCGCCGGATGCATTGTTGGACGCAATTACTGTACAGACTGAGACTCAAGATTCGAAACTTCCCTACCGCGGTCATTTGCTTCTTGACGAGAATGTCGCCTCTCTCTCATACAATGCTGAAGTGTTACAAGGGGAAATGCGTAGCTACCTACTTAATGGTGATACTCACAATTACGATATGGAACGTGGTTACACGAGGCACACGATATCTGATACAGAGGTGCATGGGATTCTTATCAAACTAGGATcgcaatatattataaaccatataaaaatgttactgTGGGATCTAGATTCGCGatcttattcttattatatagAG GGATCTATGAATCAAAAGGACTGGGTTACGCTTGTCAGTCACAAACATTACTTTTGTCGCAGTTGgcagtatttatattttgagcCGAGGGTAGTACTTTATATTCGTATTGTAGGAACAAATAACACAGTAAATAAG GTTTTTCATGTTGTAAATTTTGAAGCATATTACACGAATCATACAGAGAAACTTTCACAAGGCTTTATTGTACCCTCCAGAAATATCGCTACACTCGAACGAAGCGCGTGTGTCATCGAAGGTGTGAGTAG atcacgtaataatttattaaacggaGACATGTCTACTTACGATTGGGACAGTGGTTATACGTGCCATCAACTCGGCTCTGGATCTATTCTAGTACAATTAGGCCAACCATATATGATAGGATCCATGCG ATTACTACTTTGGGATTGCGATAATCGCTCCTACTCGTATTACATAGAAGTATCGGGCAATGCCTGGAATTGGGTAGTAGTCGCTGATAAAACTAAGGAAGCCTGTCGATCCTGGCAGACGATACATTTTCATCCGCCCCGTCCagtagtttttataaaaatagtggGCACTCACAATACTGCGAATGAG GTGTTTCACTGTGTTCACTTTGAATGTCCAGCGCCAATAGACGATAAACCCTCGAAATCACCAACCCAAGAGGGACAAACGTCAACATCATCGGATGGTAATAATATCTTACCTCTTTCCTCTTCTCCACCGCCTTCCGCTCCTGAAGTAGCTACGGAAGCAGTCCATATCGATAGCGATGAATTGTAA
- the LOC105837870 gene encoding RNA-binding protein spenito translates to MIGIPRDDRHKITVKIRNNMKRSSSRDTPPPRVKRSRSSMGRYDDSSDERISPERIRRRSRGARSPSPPTRASSHARYVESSSHRDEYLRPSRDIPRERPYSYKVLCVSSIHPKASDEVIKDTLYREYKKFGEFSIQISHEPDERVAYVCFRSSEDARDAKHAKPRIIMYDKLALVEPVYDRAETYRRPRSITPPDYERYYARSPGPTDRHRPLERYERVYGPPVGLPPHREMRRETIPPPHHEFVRPPIHPHGPPHVHPGPPHHYGPPRHMMMRHPAHGFERVENKKDKFPNYLHHVSPEDDPLATRTLFAGNLEINITEEELRRIFSKYGIVDDIDIKRPPPGTGNAYAFVRFQTLDMAHRCKVELSGQYIGKFQCKIGYGKATPTTRIWVGGLGPWTSVPQLEREFDRFGAIKKIDYIKGDSNAYILYDSIDAAQAAVKEMRGFPLGGPDRRLRVDFADVTPGFSFKPRSYPEDSGDFRPRPVDYEAPYDPYGPDGEFGYGPRGFRGGRGNAPWHDRRGNARGGYRGSYPEGYTRDEADWPANRRPPPEMEYEAPRGLRRSLSREPGVDRSRSRSPRRRQMDSDSDSENARSGMLSTSRTLPDVARKSIAVWQGALILKNSLFPAKFHLTDGETEIIDSLMKDEEGKHMLRITQRLRLDQPKLDDVSKRIQTSSSHAIFLGLAGSSTAITNDDANVQTRPLRNLVSYLKQKEAAGVISLLNKDTEGTGVLYAFPPCAFSTELLKRTCPSLSEESLKEDHLVIVVVKGGSA, encoded by the exons ATGATTGGGATTCCGCGGGACGATCGGCACAAAATCACGGTCAAGATCCGCAACAACATGAAGAGGAGCTCGAGTCGCGACACCCCGCCTCCTCGTGTCAAGCGGAGCCGATCTTCCATGGGACG ATACGACGATTCCAGTGACGAGCGGATCAGCCCGGAGAGGATTCGACGACGGAGTCGAGGGGCGAGAAGTCCCAGTCCACCTACGCGGGCGTCCTCCCATGCCCGTTACGTCGAGTCCAGCTCGCACCGCGACGAGTACCTGCGGCCGTCGCGCGATATACCGCGTGAGCGACCTTACAGCTATAAGGTGCTCTGCGTCAGCTCTATACATCCGAAGGCGAGTGACGAGGTGATCAAGGACACGCTCTATCGAGAGTACAAGAAATTCGGCGAGTTCTCCATTCAGATATCGCACGAGCCGGACGAGCGGGTGGCGTACGTGTGCTTCCGCAGCTCGGAGGATGCGCGGGACGCAAAGCACGCGAAGCCGCGCATCATCATGTACGACAAACTGGCTCTGGTGGAGCCGGTGTACGACCGAGCCGAGACCTACCGTCGCCCGCGTTCCATTACGCCGCCGGACTACGAGCGATACTACGCTCGCTCGCCGGGACCTACGGATCGGCACCGGCCGCTCGAGAGGTACGAGCGAGTGTACGGGCCACCGGTAGGTCTGCCGCCGCATCGCGAGATGCGCCGCGAGACGATACCGCCGCCGCATCACGAGTTTGTCCGACCACCTATACATCCCCACGGACCGCCGCACGTTCACCCGGGACCGCCGCACCACTACGGACCGCCGCGGCATATGATGATGCGCCATCCGGCACACGGATTCGAGCGTGTCGAGAACAAGAAGGACAAGTTTCCCAATTATCTGCACCACGTGTCGCCGGAAGACGACCCTCTCGCGACCAGGACTCTGTTCGCCGGTAATCTCGAGATCAACATCACGGAGGAGGAGCTGCGCCGTATCTTCAGCAAGTACGGGATTGTCGACGACATCGACATAAAGCGTCCGCCGCCTGGCACTGGCAACGCGTATGCCTTTGTGCGCTTTCAAACGCTGGACATGGCACATCGATGCAAGGTGGAACTGTCCGGGCAGTACATTGGCAAATTTCAGTGCAAAATCGGCTACGGTAAAGCGACGCCGACCACCCGGATATGGGTAGGTGGTCTCGGGCCATGGACTTCCGTGCCGCAGCTCGAACGTGAGTTCGATCGATTTGGCGCGATAAAGAAAATTGACTACATCAAGGGCGACAGCAATGCCTACATTCTTTACGACTCGATTGACGCCGCGCAGGCAGCAGTCAAGGAGATGCGCGGTTTCCCCCTGGGCGGGCCTGATCGCAGACTGAGAGTGGACTTCGCCGACGTGACCCCGGGCTTCAGCTTCAAGCCCAGATCGTATCCCGAGGACAGCGGCGACTTCCGACCACGTCCGGTTGACTACGAGGCGCCATACGATCCCTACGGACCGGACGGCGAGTTCGGCTACGGGCCGAGGGGCTTCCGGGGCGGTAGAGGCAATGCCCCGTGGCACGATAGGCGAGGGAATGCTCGCGGCGGCTACCGAGGCTCATATCCCGAGGGCTACACGCGCGACGAGGCTGACTGGCCAGCCAATAGAAGACCACCCCCCGAGATGGAATACGAGGCGCCGCGCGGCCTAAGGAGATCGCTCTCGCGCGAGCCAGGAGTCGACAGATCGAGATCGCGCTCGCCACGCCGACGGCAGATGGACTCGGACTCGGATTCGGAGAACGCTCGCAGCGGAATGCTGTCGACGTCTCGCACGCTCCCGGACGTTGCCCGCAAGTCGATCGCCGTCTGGCAGGGAGCGTTGATATTAAAGAACTCGTTGTTCCCGGCTAAATTCCATTTGACCGACGGCGAGACGGAGATAATCGATTCTCTGATGAAAGACGAGGAGGGCAAGCACATGTTGCGCATCACGCAACGGTTACGTCTCGATCAGCCGAAACTGGACGATGTTTCTAAACGGATTCAAACGTCAAGCTCGCACGCTATCTTCCTCGGTCTGGCCGGCTCGAGCACCGCAATCACGAATGATGATGCGAATGTGCAGACCCGGCCATTGCGAAACCTGGTCTCCTATCTTAAGCAGAAGGAAGCTGCTGGTGTCATATCGTTACTGAACAAAGACACGGAGGGCACCGGCGTGCTCTACGCCTTCCCACCCTGTGCGTTCTCGACGGAACTTTTGAAACGCACGTGTCCCAGCTTGAGCGAAGAGAGTCTTAAAGAGGACCATCTGGTGATCGTGGTAGTCAAGGGGGGTAGCGCCTAA